A window from Solanum stenotomum isolate F172 chromosome 5, ASM1918654v1, whole genome shotgun sequence encodes these proteins:
- the LOC125866286 gene encoding transcription factor bHLH162-like, whose translation MERSMKSKLPPAGPKMERKYVEKNRRNYMKNLYNQLHSLLPASKETIMTVPDQIDAAVNYIETLKMNLEKNKKHLEKLKMDLKRAQSLNSTNEPGPSTKSPPQIEFHEMGPNMVMVLINGLINIATFNNIIRLCYVEGVEVVSTRFELNGNSTLQISHQTKINRSSTMEFIGTNLCDKMKELIYGPSHGNDVESQLHLWDYKIEFDTLEYYFLPTTSQNPNMYSYMQN comes from the exons ATGGAAAGGAGTATGAAGTCGAAATTACCTCCGGCAGGTCCAAAAATGGAAAGGAAATATGTGGAGAAAAATAGAAGGAATTATATGAAGAATCTCTATAATCAACTTCATTCCTTGCTCCCTGCGTCTAAG GAAACAATAATGACAGTGCCAGATCAAATAGATGCAGCAGTAAATTACATAGAAACTTTGAAAATGAATTTGGAAAAGAACAAGAAGCActtggaaaaattgaaaatggacCTAAAGAGGGCCCAATCACTCAATTCAACTAATGAGCCCGGCCCAAGCACCAAGTCACCACCTCAGATTGAATTCCATGAAATGGGCCCAAACATGGTCATGGTTTTAATAAATGGCCTTATAAATATAGCCACTTTTAATAACATCATTCGATTATGCTATGTGGAAGGTGTTGAAGTTGTGTCTACAAGATTTGAACTCAATGGAAACTCTACACTACAAATTTCTCATCAAACCAAG ATCAATAGAAGTTCAACGATGGAATTTATAGGTACAAATTTGTGTGATAAGATGAAGGAGTTGATTTATGGACCATCTCATGGAAATGATGTGGAATCTCAATTACATTTATGGGActacaaaattgaatttgatACATTGGAGTACTACTTTTTACCAACAACAAGTCAAAATCCAAACATGTATAGTTACAtgcaaaattaa
- the LOC125865483 gene encoding uncharacterized protein LOC125865483, with translation MQSSLKSKLGPKLERKDVEKNRRKYMKNLCNQLYSLIPSTNASTPKETMAVPDQIDAAIRYIESLKMNSEKNKKSTPQIEFHEMGPKIVVVLIIGLDNIATFNNIIRLCYVEGVEVVSTKFELNGNSTLQISHETKVEMININSNSKMEFRGTTLCNNMKELIYGASCSNDMEYSQIHLWDYIIECDALEVLKTPSQNQNMQNVQETSSSFWD, from the exons ATGCAAAGTTCCCTAAAGTCTAAATTAGGTCCAAAATTGGAAAGAAAAGATGTGGAGAAAAATAGAAGGAAGTATATGAAGAATCTATGTAATCAACTTTATTCATTGATCCCTTCTACTAATGCTTCTACCCCTAAG GAAACAATGGCAGTGCCAGATCAAATAGATGCAGCAATTAGATACATAGAAAGTTTGAAAATGAATTCGGAGAAGAACAAAAAATCAACCCCTCAGATTGAATTCCATGAAATGGGACCAAAAATTGTCGTGGTTTTAATAATTGGCCTAGATAATATagccacttttaataatattattcgATTATGCTATGTGGAAGGTGTTGAAGTTGTGTCTACAAAATTTGAACTCAATGGAAACTCTACACTACAAATTTCTCATGAAACTAAG gTGGAGATGATtaacataaattcaaattcaaaaatggaaTTTAGAGGTACAACTTTATGTAATAACATGAAGGAGTTGATTTATGGAGCATCTTGCAGCAATGATATGGAATATTCCCAAATACATTTATGGGACTACATAATTGAATGTGATGCATTAGAGGTATTAAAAACTCCAAGTCAAAACCAAAACATGCAAAATGTTCAAGAAACTTCTAGCTCTTTCTGGGACTAA